Proteins from a genomic interval of Geitlerinema sp. PCC 9228:
- a CDS encoding carbon dioxide-concentrating mechanism protein CcmK, with amino-acid sequence MPIAVGMIETLGFPAVVEAADAMVKAARVTLVGYEKIGTGRVTVSVRGDVSEVQASVAAGVEGVKRVNGGEVLSTHIIARPHENLEYVLPIRYTEEVEQFRTY; translated from the coding sequence ATGCCAATCGCGGTAGGAATGATAGAAACCTTGGGCTTCCCAGCCGTTGTGGAAGCCGCAGATGCTATGGTCAAAGCAGCCCGAGTAACGCTCGTCGGGTACGAAAAAATTGGAACCGGTCGTGTCACCGTTAGCGTTCGCGGCGATGTTTCGGAAGTTCAAGCGTCGGTGGCAGCAGGCGTTGAGGGTGTCAAACGAGTCAATGGTGGTGAAGTATTGTCCACTCACATCATTGCCCGCCCTCACGAAAACCTCGAATACGTCTTGCCCATTCGTTATACAGAAGAAGTAGAACAGTTCCGAACATACTGA